TTTTTGCTGGCGCAAGCCGCGTGACATTCATCACGCGCAATGAAAAAGAGGCCGCGGTTTTGACGAATAGCCGGCTTCAGGGCGTTTTGGAAGGCCGGGAACGGTACATGGCCTTCGCCTGCTAGTCTGCTATCAGATTGAGCGGTCGCCCCAGGGTTTCACGCCCTGGGGCGGCCGCGTTTATGTTGGGCTATGGCATGGATTCAAATGCCGACCCGGTCGATGGGGAAGGGCGGCTGCACCAACGGCCGGGCCGCCAATTGCAACAGCACGAACGGGTTGTCGTCGGCAGCGACACGGTTGCTGCTAAGAGCCCCGCATTGGGTGCACCGGTGAATGACAGCCCACTCGCCACC
This window of the Armatimonadota bacterium genome carries:
- a CDS encoding RNHCP domain-containing protein, with the protein product MVFPEGAGSRHRNHCPNCLHSLHLDSRPGDRSSNCGAEMEPIAIWSRKGGEWAVIHRCTQCGALSSNRVAADDNPFVLLQLAARPLVQPPFPIDRVGI